In the Terriglobia bacterium genome, CTTCTACTTCCAGCATGGTGTGCGAGCGACCCCCTGCCGCCCCGAAGGCGCGGCAGGGGGTCGCTCACGAGGACTTGTGATTGTAACGCGGCATCGCATCAGGTCAAACAACGAAGGCCGTCTCGAACGCGCGAACTGATTTCCCCATGCCCCAACAGATCCTTGATAATAGCCACCGAGTGCGCGCCGGCGCCAACAACCTCGGGCACACGAGCCAGTGTGATTCCGCCCACGGCGACGACCGGCTTGCGTATGGCGCCGCATATTTGAGCGAGCGCTTCCACTCCCAATACCGGGTCCGGATTCTCCTTAGTCGAAGTTGCAAACAGCGGCCCGGCGGCGATGTAATCCACCGGCAAGCCATCCGCATCGATTGCCTGTTCTAGATTGTGCGTGGAAATGCCGATGATCCTGTCCGGACCGAGAATCCGGCGCGCTGCAGCCGGCGGCAGATCGGACTGGCCGAGGTGCACACCGGCGGCACCGGATAGCAGGGCCACATCGACTCTATCGTTAACAATGACGGCCGCATCCGGGGGAGCCAGCGCAACGATTTGCTCAACCTGATCGAGCAACTCTCTTGCGCCCGCTTTTTTATTCCGGATCTGGACCAGCCGCGCACCACCGGTGAAGAGAGCTTCAGCGATCCGCACGCAATCCCCGAATGATGAATCCGCGATTGCGTACAGCCGCGGCAGGGGCGTCATGCTATTTCGACAGCACGAGCCCGGCGTTCCTCCTGCAGATCTTCCAGAAGCTTGGTGTAGATGTTGCCGCTGCGGAATTCGTTGGTGCGGAGTATGCGGCGATGCAGCGGAATCGTGGATTTCACGCCCTCCAGGACAAACATATCAAGAGCCCGGTCCATGCGGCGGATCGCTTCATCTCGCGTGGAGCCGTGCACGATCAGTTTAGCGATGAGCGAATCGTAATAAGGCGGGATGACATATTCGGCATAAGCCGCGGTGTCAATCCGCACACCGGGTCCGCCCGGTGCGTGCCAGGTGGTAATTTTGCCGGGCGAGGGTTTGTGGGTAACAGGGTCTTCGGCGTTGATACGGCATTCGATGGCATGGCCGCGAAATTGAATGTCGCATTGCCGATGCGGCAACCGGTCTCCTGACGCAATCAGGATCTGGTCACGGACAATATCGATGCCTGTTACCAGCTCGGTCACGGGATGTTCCACCTGGACGCGCGTATTCATTTCCATGAAATAGAAATTTTTGCGCTCGTCCACGAGGAACTCGAGCGTTCCGACATTCGAATAACCGGCTTGCTGGATCGCCTCCACGACGCGCTTTCCAACCTGTTCCCGCAACTCCGGCGTCATGATTACCGACGGAGACTCCTCGATCAGTTTCTGATGCCGGCGCTGGATCGAACATTCGCGCTCACCGAGGTGGATGGCATTGCCATACTCGTCGGCCATGACCTGAAATTCAACGTGCCGGGCGTGCTCGATAAATTTTTCGAGGTAGCAGTGAGGCACCCCGAAAGCGTTTGCGGCCTCGGCCTGGGCAGTCCTCAAGGCCGTCAGCAATTCGGTGCGATTCTGCACGACGCGCATTCCGCGGCCGCCGCCACCGGCGACGGCTTTGATGATCACCGGATAGCCGATGGCTTCAGCAGTCGATATGGCTTCTTTGTCGGTGTGCACCGCGTCGGAACTGCCCGGCAGAACGGGAAGCCCTAAGCGGTTCATTTCGCTTCGCGCGCGAGCCTTGTCGCCCATCAGACGAATCGCTTCGGACGACGGGCCGATGAACTTGATGCGGCTCGCTTCACAGACCTCCGCAAAATAGGCGCTTTCCGACAGAAACCCGTACCCGGGATGAATCGCATCCGCATTCAACAACTCGGCCGCACTGATGACGCTGGGAATGTTCAGGTAGCTGTCGATACTCCTGGGGGGGCCGATGCAAAGGGCTTCGTCGGCAAAACGGACGTGGAGCGCGTGCCGGTCGGCTTCAGAATACACGGCGACGGTTTTGATGCCGAGTTCCTTGCAGCACAGGATAATTCTCAGGGCGATTTCGCCGCGATTGGCGATGAGTATCTTTCTAAACATATCTAATAACCCACGCCCAACCTACCGCTGCCGGATGGCGAAGAGCTTTTCTCCGTATTCCACCGGCTGGCCGTTGTCCACGAGCACGCTCACAACTTCGCCTGCCACGTCGGCTTCGATCTCATTCATGAGCTTCATGGCCTCGATAATGCAGAGGACGGCTCCCTTCTCAACAGAAGCTCCAACGGTGACGAACGGTTCCGAACTCGGCCCTGCGGCCTGGTAAAAGGTTCCCACGATCGGAGATTTCTGGTAGTAGAGATCCTCTTCCTTTTCCTGGACCGGCGGAAGTTGCGGAGTCGCCGGCTGACCCGCCACCGGGATAGCCGCAGCCGATGCAATCAGCGGCATGGCCGCCGAAACCGGGGCGGCATGGTTGGAAACCCGTTTAATCCGCAGCCGCACGCCCGATTTCTCGATTTCCAGTTCGTCGATCGTTTCCTTGGATGTGACGATATCGATGATTTCTTTCAGTTCCTTCAGATTCATAAGGGCAAACGAGCAGTATAGCAGATCAGAATCACCTTTGAATTTCCCAGGCGGCCTGCTTCAGCTCGTAACGGGCGCGGCCGATCTGGTCCTGTGCGCGGGCCAGCAGGATCAGGTAGTGCCCGGGAGAGACCGTCCGGGCGATCATAACGGACTTTTCGGATACGACGATGTTTTCGACCAGATTGCCGGAGCCGGAATCTTCCGAAGCGCTGCGGGCAATATGCAGAAGGGTGGAGTATTCCCCGGCGATAGTCTCCAGATTCAGCGACTTGTCATCCAGGACGTGATCAATCACGCCTTGAGGCCCCACCAGGATCACCGCCTGGATGTCCGTGACGCTCTTACGAAGTGTCGCCGCAACTTCGGGAAACTTCGTTTGAATCAAATTTTGCACCGCCCGTGCCGTCAGCGCTGTTGTGGCTGTTCGGCAGGATTCGCATCGGCCGGCGCAAGCACGCTGATCGTATCGATCGGCTTGATCCGGGGTGTGATGAAAAACAGCAGTTCGTTCGTGCTCTTGATGGTCTGGGTTTCTTTGAACAGGCTGCCGATCAGAGGCAGGCTGCCGAGGCCCGGAACCTGGTTCACATTCAGCGTGTCGTTATCAACGAGAATTCCGCCAATCACCGCCGTGGCGCCATCAGGAACCAGCATCATCGTGGTAGCGGATTGCGTGGCAACGGTCGGAATACCACCGACGGCGCTGGCAAAATCCGGCTGGCTGTTGCTGATATTCACCTGGAGCAGAATTGTGCCGGCGGCACTGATCTGGGGCGTGACAGTAAGCTGCAAAGCAAACGTTATGAACTGCGTTGTAATCGTATTGTTGACGTTTGTCTGCACCGGAATCTGCGTACCCTGTTGAATCGTCGCAGCCTGGTTATTTTGCGTCGTCACATGCGGCCGTGAAATCAATTTCGCGGTGCCATGCGCTTCCGCCGCGCCGATGATTTCATCCAGCAGAATGTCCCCGCCGGGCTTCAGGAGGAAAGTCAGGCCCGAGGTCGCGGCTGCAGGAAAATTCGAAACCAGGGGAAGGTTCGAGCCGCCGGTCGGCAGCGTCGTTCCGGCACGGGCGACGGGGCTGGGCTGGCCGGTCAGACCGGTCAGCACGTTGCCGCCAGTGGCGCCGAGCAACAACCCGAGCTGGCTTCCGACGTCCTTCGAAAAGGACTTATTGGCCGACAGCAGGCGCGCTTCGATGTCCACCTGTTGCTGCGGCATATCGGTAAACTTGATCATGGAATCGAGGGTCGCGAACTGTGAAGGAACATCCCGGACGATCAGAGCATTCCGTCTGGGGTCCACCAGAATGGAGCCGCGCGTCGTGGTCATCGGCTTGAGCGTGGTCGCGACTTCCAGGGCCTTGGTGTAATTGAGCACAAAGGTCCGGGTCTCGAGTGGAGCGGCCGCTTCCTGGGCATCGCGAAGAGCCTTTTGTGCCCCCTGCTCCGCCTGCAGGGTTGCATTCGTGGCAATACGCAAAACATTGCCTTGAAGCTGCCCGCCGAGGTTGTTGTTCTTCAGGACCACGTCCAGCGCCTGATCCCACGGAACTTCCTTCAAGGTCATCGTTATCGTTCCGCTGACATTCGGATCCAGGATCACATTGAGACCGCTGAGTTCCGAGATCAGCCTGAAGAAATCTCTTATCGGATAGTTGTCGAGCTCGAACGTCGCAATCTCTCCGGTATATTGCGGCACCGCAGTCGGCGTTGTCTGAACCACCGGCGGAGTTGCCGGTGCGACGGTGACCTGAGTCTGCTGCTGTGGCGGATCCGCTGCGGCAACCAATGGCGCGGCTGAAACTGCGGGCTTAGCCGGTGCAGGCAGCGCTCCCGCAAGGGCTGCCTGCGGTATTGGAAGCGGTTCGGGATTCAACAGCGCAGATTCCAGCGGCGCGGCCGGAACCCGCGACGGGATGAACGGCGTAACCGGTTCGGCAAGCATGGTCAGCACCGCCGGCGTCAGTGCCGGGGCGGCCGGAGCTGCCGGCGCGGCGGGGCCCGCGGTCTGGTTCTGCGGAGCGCGGGCCGTGGCGCCGAAGACGACGCGGGTAATGCCGCCGCCATCCTCGATCACGCGATACGGAGCATCCTTCTTCAAGTCAAACACGATCCGGGTTGCCTTGCGTCTCCTGTCGCTGAAGAACGACGTGCGAACACGCTCGACACCAGCCGCATCGATCTGCTTTTCCTTGAAGCTGATGGTATTCTGGATTCCGTGAAAATCGATCACCAGGCGGTGCGGATTGTTCAATTCAAAATAAGTGAATTTCGAATCGTCGCTGGCGATGATCCTGGCCTCGAGAGAGTCTCCGTTGTTGCTGAAGGAGACATCCTTCACGATACCGGCGTCCTTCGAGGTCGCTCCATTAACCGCAAGGGTGCAGACCACTAACAGCACCCCGATCGAAAGGAGCTTCCGGGAATCAACTCTCATTTGTTCTCTCCCCGCAATTTGCGCACGATCTCACGGGACGCTTTCTGGTCGCCTCCCGGAGCTGTTACGGCAAACGTTACACTGTCCGATTTGATGTTCTTGACGACCGCGTCGTATAGAGCATCACCAACCCGAATAAAATATCGCCGGCCGCCTGGAGCCTGGATCGTCACGACGTTCATCGCCGGCTCGCGCGAAACCACAATCCCGATAACTTCCGCTTCTGCGACCAGCACGCCCTTCAACCCCGGCGGCCGCGCCGCAACCGCAGGCGGCGGTGGTGCAACCTTCGCAACCGGCTTCGGTACCGGATTCACGAAAGGATCTCGACGCCCTCGCGCGTTGTAGTGATAGTCCTTTGGAACGGCGAGCGCGGGCGCCTGCTCTTCCGGCGGCGCAGTTTCCGGTTTCTGTCCGCGAGCCTGCGGGAAAACCGCCGGACTCAGTGCCAGGCCGAAAACGAACGTTAAGATGGCTATCCCGCGCGTTATTGCGCTTGCATTCGCTCCGCTTGTCATTTCACCGCCTTGGGCGGGGGCGCTGCCGATGCGATCGGTTCATCCTTATAAACGAAAGTCGTCGCAGTGTATGTGGCGCTGACGCTCGAAACAAAGGCTGCATCGCCCGTGGAGGCCCTGCTCTGAAGCCTCAATCCGCTGATATTGACGATCCGCGGCAGCTGCCGGATACGATCCAGGAACTGCCCGACATTGTGATACGTCCCCGTGACTTCGAGATCGATCGGATATTCCGTATAGATCTCGTGATCGATGGTGGGCCTGGGCGCCACCCGGCTTACCGTTAATCCCGAACCGGTCGCCAGTTGCTGGACCGACCGGAAGATCTGATCGGTTTCCTTTTCAAGGGGGAGGATCATTTTCAGCATGTCCAGCTTGACCTGCAGATCCATCGCATCCTTCTTGATCTTGGCAAGCTCCTTCTGCTGCTGGACACTTTTCGCAATGGTCGCTTGCAGGTCCGCGACCTGCTTCGTCCTCTGGTCTATATCATCCTGAATCGGGGAGAGGAACTGATACCAGACCCCGCCAAGCAGCGCACCGCAGATTCCCGCGACGATCACCACCTGGTAGTACCACTTCATCTTCGCCAGGTTTTTCAACTCGAGTGCCATCAGTTCCCCCCTGCCGTCGGCTGTGCCGGTGTTCCCGGAGGACGTGGCGGAGAAAATTCACAGCGGATCGTAAATGTCCAGTTTCCCGCGGAATCGACGGATGTCGCTCCCTGATCGACGTTCTTGAAATATCCGGTGGCGTTCAGGTTCGAGTAGAAGTCGGCAATCGCGTTCAGCGACGTGCCTGTGCCGCTCAGATTCAGAACCGCTTCCTTCTGATCGA is a window encoding:
- the accB gene encoding acetyl-CoA carboxylase biotin carboxyl carrier protein, which codes for MNLKELKEIIDIVTSKETIDELEIEKSGVRLRIKRVSNHAAPVSAAMPLIASAAAIPVAGQPATPQLPPVQEKEEDLYYQKSPIVGTFYQAAGPSSEPFVTVGASVEKGAVLCIIEAMKLMNEIEADVAGEVVSVLVDNGQPVEYGEKLFAIRQR
- the pilO gene encoding type 4a pilus biogenesis protein PilO; the protein is MALELKNLAKMKWYYQVVIVAGICGALLGGVWYQFLSPIQDDIDQRTKQVADLQATIAKSVQQQKELAKIKKDAMDLQVKLDMLKMILPLEKETDQIFRSVQQLATGSGLTVSRVAPRPTIDHEIYTEYPIDLEVTGTYHNVGQFLDRIRQLPRIVNISGLRLQSRASTGDAAFVSSVSATYTATTFVYKDEPIASAAPPPKAVK
- the accC gene encoding acetyl-CoA carboxylase biotin carboxylase subunit, producing MFRKILIANRGEIALRIILCCKELGIKTVAVYSEADRHALHVRFADEALCIGPPRSIDSYLNIPSVISAAELLNADAIHPGYGFLSESAYFAEVCEASRIKFIGPSSEAIRLMGDKARARSEMNRLGLPVLPGSSDAVHTDKEAISTAEAIGYPVIIKAVAGGGGRGMRVVQNRTELLTALRTAQAEAANAFGVPHCYLEKFIEHARHVEFQVMADEYGNAIHLGERECSIQRRHQKLIEESPSVIMTPELREQVGKRVVEAIQQAGYSNVGTLEFLVDERKNFYFMEMNTRVQVEHPVTELVTGIDIVRDQILIASGDRLPHRQCDIQFRGHAIECRINAEDPVTHKPSPGKITTWHAPGGPGVRIDTAAYAEYVIPPYYDSLIAKLIVHGSTRDEAIRRMDRALDMFVLEGVKSTIPLHRRILRTNEFRSGNIYTKLLEDLQEERRARAVEIA
- the pilQ gene encoding type IV pilus secretin PilQ — its product is MRVDSRKLLSIGVLLVVCTLAVNGATSKDAGIVKDVSFSNNGDSLEARIIASDDSKFTYFELNNPHRLVIDFHGIQNTISFKEKQIDAAGVERVRTSFFSDRRRKATRIVFDLKKDAPYRVIEDGGGITRVVFGATARAPQNQTAGPAAPAAPAAPALTPAVLTMLAEPVTPFIPSRVPAAPLESALLNPEPLPIPQAALAGALPAPAKPAVSAAPLVAAADPPQQQTQVTVAPATPPVVQTTPTAVPQYTGEIATFELDNYPIRDFFRLISELSGLNVILDPNVSGTITMTLKEVPWDQALDVVLKNNNLGGQLQGNVLRIATNATLQAEQGAQKALRDAQEAAAPLETRTFVLNYTKALEVATTLKPMTTTRGSILVDPRRNALIVRDVPSQFATLDSMIKFTDMPQQQVDIEARLLSANKSFSKDVGSQLGLLLGATGGNVLTGLTGQPSPVARAGTTLPTGGSNLPLVSNFPAAATSGLTFLLKPGGDILLDEIIGAAEAHGTAKLISRPHVTTQNNQAATIQQGTQIPVQTNVNNTITTQFITFALQLTVTPQISAAGTILLQVNISNSQPDFASAVGGIPTVATQSATTMMLVPDGATAVIGGILVDNDTLNVNQVPGLGSLPLIGSLFKETQTIKSTNELLFFITPRIKPIDTISVLAPADANPAEQPQQR
- the thiE gene encoding thiamine phosphate synthase; the encoded protein is MTPLPRLYAIADSSFGDCVRIAEALFTGGARLVQIRNKKAGARELLDQVEQIVALAPPDAAVIVNDRVDVALLSGAAGVHLGQSDLPPAAARRILGPDRIIGISTHNLEQAIDADGLPVDYIAAGPLFATSTKENPDPVLGVEALAQICGAIRKPVVAVGGITLARVPEVVGAGAHSVAIIKDLLGHGEISSRVRDGLRCLT